Proteins encoded within one genomic window of Legionella sp. PC997:
- the map gene encoding type I methionyl aminopeptidase: MAVTIKTPDEIEKMRIAGKLAAEVLEMIGPHVQEGITTDELNAICHDYIVNTQKAIPAPLNYNGFPKSICTSVNHVVCHGIPGKKVLKDGDIINIDVTVIKNEYHGDTSKMFIIGSPSVKAKHVVQVAHECLFIGIEMVKPGVHLGDIGHAIQQHAEKNRCSVVRDYCGHGIGRIFHEDPQVLHYGLPGTGMKLEPGMTFTIEPMINVGKYHTRLLPDQWTVVTKDHSLSAQWEHTLLVTDNGVEILTLRDEERK, translated from the coding sequence ATGGCAGTTACTATAAAGACCCCTGATGAAATCGAAAAAATGCGCATTGCTGGCAAACTCGCTGCAGAAGTTCTTGAAATGATTGGTCCACATGTACAAGAAGGTATCACTACCGATGAACTTAATGCCATTTGTCATGATTACATTGTGAACACACAAAAAGCAATTCCTGCTCCTTTGAATTATAATGGCTTCCCTAAGTCAATTTGTACTTCAGTCAACCATGTAGTATGTCACGGAATCCCAGGTAAAAAAGTTTTAAAAGATGGGGATATTATTAATATTGACGTTACTGTAATTAAAAACGAGTATCATGGCGATACCAGCAAAATGTTCATTATTGGTTCCCCCTCAGTCAAGGCAAAACATGTAGTACAAGTAGCGCATGAGTGTTTGTTTATTGGAATTGAAATGGTAAAACCAGGAGTTCATTTAGGTGATATTGGTCACGCTATCCAACAGCATGCTGAAAAAAATCGTTGCTCTGTGGTGCGTGATTATTGCGGTCATGGGATAGGTCGTATTTTCCATGAAGATCCGCAAGTATTGCACTATGGGTTACCTGGAACAGGAATGAAGTTAGAACCAGGTATGACCTTCACCATAGAGCCAATGATTAATGTTGGAAAATATCATACTCGATTATTGCCCGATCAATGGACTGTAGTCACCAAAGATCATAGTCTTTCAGCCCAATGGGAACATACCTTGTTGGTAACCGATAACGGTGTAGAAATTTTGACTTTGCGCGATGAAGAACGAAAATAA
- the ankI gene encoding Dot/Icm T4SS effector AnkI/LegAS4, producing the protein MPKKSKATLLKKQEERRDASLSVKLKSNQVQPNSFFSKDSKKEANRLKKIKKLIESIGIENMEAQNYIPSTVDKPQLVQVMSVNLLKEFGGLGLYTHANIPAHTCLGAYTGELYPTVTSFKKYVKKIPGADWSYAMTLGHTVIDGKDKGNFTRYINFSDSQANVEFRETEVNGLKCVIVVTTKDVPKGKQLLVDYNCYDERASKEYFFLSPEDNWLSSQEVLDSNSGGYQLHVMETDFKLLNLSEKERIYLTKIGELIFSGKFLSHNSHKVNLDEINLPFLKANLKGSVLDFNQADSFNALMLASYLGQVANIRWLVKNHANVDQQQNHSGNCALFFALAGYADCETKKQRQSYLDALCLLVDSQANILVHDREDRTFLHKAIKTLSLNDFKVLMSHIIDQQQFTPEEILNYIDKNNQDIFLYCLANRAFDKAAVLIHHYSDFFRSEYFKYNSKYDEKMGRGALVELINEFDQDEKRALFELLTTPKLDLDANFITSLKLSKDEQFSFSK; encoded by the coding sequence ATGCCCAAAAAATCAAAAGCAACCCTTTTAAAAAAACAAGAGGAACGAAGGGATGCTTCACTTTCAGTCAAGTTAAAGTCAAATCAAGTACAGCCGAATTCATTTTTTTCAAAAGATTCTAAAAAAGAAGCCAATCGATTGAAAAAGATAAAGAAATTAATTGAAAGTATTGGTATCGAAAATATGGAAGCCCAAAATTATATACCATCTACTGTGGACAAACCGCAATTAGTTCAAGTTATGTCTGTTAATTTGTTAAAGGAGTTTGGAGGCCTGGGTTTATATACTCATGCCAATATTCCAGCTCACACTTGTTTGGGAGCATATACCGGTGAACTGTATCCGACAGTAACTTCATTTAAAAAATATGTAAAGAAAATCCCAGGTGCGGATTGGAGTTATGCAATGACTCTTGGGCATACCGTTATCGATGGGAAAGATAAAGGAAACTTTACCCGATATATTAATTTCTCTGATAGTCAAGCCAATGTTGAGTTTCGAGAAACTGAAGTAAATGGTTTAAAATGTGTCATTGTAGTGACTACAAAAGATGTTCCAAAAGGGAAACAGTTACTGGTTGATTATAATTGCTACGATGAACGGGCTTCTAAAGAATATTTTTTTCTTAGTCCAGAAGATAATTGGCTATCCTCACAGGAAGTGCTTGACTCAAATTCAGGAGGGTATCAACTCCATGTTATGGAAACCGATTTTAAGCTGCTAAATTTAAGTGAAAAAGAAAGGATATATCTCACAAAAATTGGAGAATTGATTTTTTCTGGAAAATTTTTATCACACAACTCCCACAAGGTTAATCTCGATGAAATCAATCTTCCTTTTCTTAAAGCAAATTTAAAAGGGTCGGTTCTGGACTTTAATCAGGCGGATTCATTTAATGCCTTGATGTTAGCCAGTTATTTAGGGCAAGTTGCAAATATCAGATGGCTTGTTAAGAATCATGCCAACGTAGATCAACAACAAAATCACTCTGGAAATTGTGCTTTATTTTTTGCACTAGCAGGTTATGCGGACTGTGAGACAAAAAAACAACGACAGTCTTATTTGGATGCCTTGTGTCTTCTTGTTGACTCGCAAGCAAACATTTTAGTTCATGACCGAGAAGATAGAACTTTTTTGCATAAAGCAATTAAAACTCTATCTTTAAATGATTTTAAAGTACTAATGAGTCATATCATCGATCAACAGCAATTCACTCCCGAAGAAATTTTAAACTATATAGATAAAAATAATCAGGATATTTTCTTATATTGTCTTGCTAATAGAGCTTTTGATAAAGCTGCTGTTTTAATCCACCACTATTCTGATTTTTTCAGAAGCGAGTATTTTAAATATAATAGTAAATATGACGAAAAAATGGGAAGAGGAGCATTAGTAGAATTAATAAATGAATTTGATCAGGACGAAAAAAGGGCTCTATTTGAACTTTTAACGACTCCTAAACTTGATTTGGACGCTAACTTTATTACTTCGCTGAAATTAAGCAAAGACGAGCAATTTTCGTTCTCTAAATAG
- a CDS encoding permease yields the protein MIYITIPPGMVFKRVTLEKNDFNGVEKLSDCFANQETIIDLQNLVKEALRTNTGRKNCIKLKDITIYLNTPPDTSESLLAYTPNHNGKYPTEIEPKVVTGHDAQKYDPKKYTQYGSFWYKQIYLTAEKQLDIQEKMLEQKADRRHIGDCPKST from the coding sequence ATGATTTATATAACAATTCCCCCTGGAATGGTTTTTAAAAGAGTGACCCTTGAAAAAAATGATTTTAATGGGGTAGAAAAACTAAGCGATTGTTTTGCAAATCAAGAAACTATAATAGATTTGCAAAATCTAGTTAAAGAAGCCTTACGCACCAATACAGGACGTAAAAATTGTATCAAATTAAAAGATATTACTATCTATTTAAATACTCCTCCAGATACGAGTGAATCCTTATTAGCATATACTCCAAATCATAATGGAAAATACCCAACTGAAATAGAACCTAAAGTAGTGACTGGACATGATGCCCAGAAATATGATCCCAAAAAATATACCCAGTACGGGTCTTTTTGGTATAAACAAATATATTTAACCGCTGAGAAACAATTAGATATTCAAGAAAAAATGTTGGAACAAAAAGCTGACCGTAGACATATTGGCGATTGTCCCAAGTCAACTTGA
- a CDS encoding FAD-dependent oxidoreductase: MNKKTYQWAVIGGGPSGIAAVGKLLDSGILPEHILWCDPHFKVGDLGLYWRNVSSNTKVKFFKDFLSAVQSFRYQEAPDFPLNHLPIGETCTLSYMAEPLQWITDHFLQKVQAVKTTIHNMFLSKRVWSLCSDSETYQAKNVILATGALPSTLNYPGVNVIPFEVAIDKEKLASVVQRDETYGVFGSSHSAIIILKHLVELDVKKIINFYRSPCCYAIEMDDWILFDNTGLKGQSAAWAREHIDGVLPPNLVRYNVSEPNIARFLSECDQVVYAVGFEQRKSIVIGDYEYSRHNPYVGIIGPGLFGLGIAYPETRADMYGNVESQVGLWKFMVYLNKVMPIWLKYPT; encoded by the coding sequence ATGAATAAAAAAACATATCAATGGGCAGTGATAGGAGGAGGTCCTTCGGGGATCGCCGCAGTGGGAAAATTATTAGACAGTGGAATTTTGCCAGAACATATTTTATGGTGTGATCCTCATTTTAAAGTTGGAGATTTAGGTCTGTACTGGCGAAATGTTTCGAGTAATACCAAAGTAAAATTCTTTAAAGATTTTTTATCGGCTGTCCAATCCTTTCGATATCAAGAGGCTCCAGACTTTCCCTTAAATCATCTACCCATCGGGGAAACTTGTACTTTGAGTTACATGGCTGAGCCTCTCCAGTGGATTACAGATCATTTTTTGCAAAAAGTCCAAGCAGTAAAAACAACCATCCATAATATGTTTTTATCGAAGCGTGTATGGTCTTTATGTTCAGACTCAGAAACCTACCAAGCTAAAAATGTAATATTGGCTACCGGAGCCTTGCCTTCTACATTAAATTATCCTGGCGTTAATGTAATTCCTTTTGAGGTAGCCATTGATAAGGAAAAACTTGCTTCAGTAGTTCAACGAGATGAGACTTATGGTGTATTTGGCTCCTCTCATTCTGCAATTATTATTCTAAAACATCTCGTAGAGCTTGATGTTAAAAAAATCATTAATTTTTACCGCTCACCTTGCTGTTATGCGATTGAAATGGATGATTGGATTCTTTTTGATAACACTGGATTAAAAGGACAGAGCGCTGCATGGGCTCGAGAACACATCGATGGGGTTTTACCACCTAATTTAGTTCGTTATAATGTCAGTGAACCCAATATTGCACGTTTTTTATCTGAATGTGACCAAGTAGTTTATGCAGTAGGGTTTGAACAACGTAAAAGCATTGTTATTGGTGATTATGAATATTCTCGTCATAATCCTTATGTTGGAATTATTGGGCCAGGGTTATTTGGTCTTGGTATTGCTTATCCAGAAACTAGAGCTGACATGTACGGGAACGTAGAGTCTCAAGTCGGGTTATGGAAATTTATGGTGTACTTAAATAAAGTGATGCCCATTTGGCTGAAATACCCCACTTAA
- a CDS encoding DUF2490 domain-containing protein, translated as MQRIALLFFFLVGIFIWPRNAECALERDFQSWFNITAMGKTYSDDKIIGRVRYWLEGQQRFGDDSSRFTQTLFRPGLGFALTDNLSIWLGYAWVYTGIPFTPNPFEEDRIWQQLLWTKTYQHLTLTSRTRTEQRFLENNPKTAYRFRQLIKISAPLKQYPNFSFVTSDELFLHKNNFVGTNSRGFDQNRFFIGLGYKLNPKATTEIGYMNQYIRRFGVPNFLTNIVSINFLLSL; from the coding sequence ATGCAAAGAATAGCTCTATTATTCTTTTTTTTAGTAGGAATATTTATTTGGCCTAGAAATGCAGAATGTGCGCTCGAGCGTGATTTTCAATCTTGGTTTAATATCACAGCTATGGGAAAAACTTATAGTGATGATAAAATAATAGGACGTGTACGATATTGGTTAGAAGGACAACAGCGTTTTGGTGATGACAGTAGCCGTTTCACACAGACATTATTTCGTCCAGGATTAGGTTTTGCATTAACCGATAATCTTAGTATATGGCTTGGCTATGCTTGGGTATATACCGGTATACCGTTTACCCCTAATCCATTTGAAGAAGATCGAATTTGGCAACAACTTTTATGGACCAAAACCTATCAACATTTGACTTTGACCAGTCGAACGCGCACAGAACAGCGATTTTTAGAAAATAATCCTAAAACTGCTTACCGATTTAGGCAACTTATTAAAATTTCGGCTCCGCTCAAACAATATCCAAATTTTAGTTTCGTCACAAGCGATGAACTGTTTCTTCATAAGAATAATTTTGTGGGTACAAACAGTAGGGGTTTTGATCAAAATCGATTTTTTATAGGTTTGGGCTATAAATTAAATCCTAAAGCTACTACGGAAATTGGCTATATGAATCAATACATTCGCCGTTTCGGGGTTCCCAACTTTCTAACTAATATTGTATCAATCAACTTTTTATTGAGTTTGTAA
- a CDS encoding MFS transporter, with the protein MSSFLDLSLLKTNRDFRLLYLGQFISFIGTMISNVALPYQIYQITQSTFAVGLLSLAQLLPLLITALIGGVFADRYNRRGLLIISELLLAIGCCMLALNSYQTSPSLSLIFIVSASMSAITGLHRPAYDSVMQQIVNPKDYKKVGALATFKFSFCMIIAPAISGLIIAHYGIVITFLIDLMTFFLSLIALILIHNIPKPLVEKHPSILSSLKQGIFFAFNRQELMGSYIIDFIAMVFAWPNSLLPAIAQSLGGAKTLGLLYSAPAVGALIVSFFSGWTSKINHDGRAIAIAAALWGAAIIGFGLSYSLWLVLFFLALSGAFDAISGIFRTTLWNNTIPTEYRGRLAGIEMISYLSGPKLGDTRAGFIASSFSIPTALISGGILCVVGVATCCVAFPKFWHYRSHQPDTNDV; encoded by the coding sequence ATGAGCTCCTTCTTAGATCTTTCCCTGCTTAAAACAAATCGTGACTTCAGGTTACTGTATTTGGGGCAATTCATTTCGTTTATCGGTACGATGATAAGCAATGTTGCACTGCCCTATCAGATTTATCAAATTACCCAATCGACTTTCGCTGTTGGATTATTAAGTTTAGCTCAGTTATTACCTCTATTAATCACCGCATTAATTGGTGGGGTATTTGCTGATCGCTACAATCGCCGAGGGTTATTGATTATCAGTGAGTTACTTCTTGCAATAGGATGCTGCATGCTGGCCCTTAACTCCTATCAAACCTCTCCTTCGCTGAGCCTCATTTTTATTGTTTCAGCTTCTATGTCCGCAATCACCGGCTTACATCGTCCTGCATATGATAGTGTTATGCAACAAATCGTTAACCCGAAGGATTACAAAAAAGTAGGAGCACTCGCTACATTTAAATTCAGTTTTTGTATGATTATTGCCCCGGCTATTTCCGGACTTATTATCGCTCACTACGGCATTGTGATCACGTTTTTAATAGACTTAATGACATTTTTTTTATCATTAATTGCTTTAATCCTAATTCATAACATACCTAAACCTCTCGTGGAGAAACACCCTTCCATCCTATCTTCTCTAAAACAAGGAATTTTCTTTGCTTTTAATCGGCAAGAACTAATGGGAAGCTACATTATCGATTTTATTGCGATGGTTTTTGCATGGCCTAATTCCTTGCTTCCTGCCATAGCTCAATCTCTAGGGGGGGCAAAAACTTTAGGTTTACTTTATTCTGCTCCAGCTGTAGGGGCATTGATTGTTTCATTTTTCAGTGGCTGGACGTCGAAAATAAATCATGATGGTAGAGCCATTGCGATTGCCGCAGCATTGTGGGGCGCTGCCATCATCGGATTTGGTTTATCATATTCACTTTGGTTGGTTTTGTTTTTCTTAGCACTCTCAGGAGCTTTTGATGCGATAAGTGGAATATTTCGAACTACCTTATGGAATAACACCATTCCCACAGAATACCGGGGCCGATTAGCAGGAATTGAAATGATCAGTTATTTAAGCGGGCCTAAATTGGGTGATACGCGCGCAGGATTTATCGCTTCGAGTTTTAGCATTCCCACTGCATTAATATCAGGTGGAATATTATGTGTTGTAGGAGTAGCCACTTGTTGTGTAGCCTTTCCAAAATTTTGGCACTATCGCTCACATCAACCAGATACCAATGATGTTTAA
- a CDS encoding MFS transporter: MTKIRQDPKSKASRRISLASFVGTTIEWYDFYLFGTASALFFNILFFPKISPIAGIMAAYATYAVGFFARPLGGLIFGHFGDRVSRKKMLIFTLCLMGGSTFLIGLLPTYEQIGVFAPLLLVILRCIQGIAVGGEWAGAVVMSAEVSREKERGFYSSWPNSGAPFGLVISIAIFLVFSALPQEQFLSWGWRIPFLLSFFVVLVGLYIRLQIMESKIFIEATKNKRPSKRPALEMLHSHFRNFLLAIGARLIESASFYVLTVFILSYGTFELHLSKTILLYAVMVGAIFETLLIPYFGSLSDRIGRRPVYITGALLMALFAFPFFWLLQTKNTALIFLAVIFGMCIPHAMMHGAQGAFYSELFKTRIRYSGTAIAYHLSAAFSGGLAPLIATGLVEWAHGYTWPVSIYLIIMAVITIVSVYLSVERAQKDISA; the protein is encoded by the coding sequence ATGACAAAAATACGACAAGACCCCAAGTCAAAAGCTTCTAGAAGAATATCTCTTGCTAGTTTTGTGGGAACCACAATTGAATGGTATGATTTTTATCTTTTTGGAACTGCCTCCGCTTTATTTTTTAATATTCTTTTTTTCCCTAAAATTAGTCCTATTGCTGGAATCATGGCGGCTTATGCGACTTATGCAGTCGGTTTTTTTGCGAGACCACTTGGAGGGCTTATCTTTGGTCACTTTGGAGACAGGGTAAGTAGAAAAAAAATGCTTATTTTCACTCTATGTTTGATGGGAGGGTCTACATTCTTAATTGGATTACTACCCACTTATGAACAAATTGGAGTATTTGCACCGCTTCTACTAGTGATTTTGCGTTGTATTCAAGGAATAGCAGTTGGAGGTGAGTGGGCTGGAGCAGTTGTGATGTCTGCTGAGGTGAGTCGAGAAAAAGAAAGAGGGTTTTATTCAAGCTGGCCAAATTCAGGTGCTCCTTTTGGCTTAGTAATTTCCATCGCAATATTTCTCGTATTTTCCGCACTCCCTCAAGAACAATTTTTATCCTGGGGATGGCGTATTCCTTTTTTACTGAGTTTCTTCGTTGTGCTTGTTGGTCTCTATATTCGTTTGCAGATTATGGAAAGTAAGATTTTTATTGAAGCAACAAAAAACAAACGTCCATCAAAAAGGCCGGCTTTGGAAATGCTTCATTCTCACTTTAGAAATTTTCTGTTGGCAATAGGCGCTCGTCTAATTGAAAGTGCATCATTTTATGTTCTCACTGTGTTTATCTTAAGTTATGGAACTTTTGAATTGCATCTTTCAAAAACAATTCTCCTTTATGCTGTGATGGTAGGGGCAATTTTTGAAACTTTATTGATTCCTTATTTTGGTTCGCTTTCGGATAGAATTGGTAGGCGTCCGGTTTATATTACTGGGGCTTTATTAATGGCTTTATTTGCATTTCCATTCTTTTGGTTATTGCAAACAAAAAATACAGCATTGATTTTTTTGGCTGTAATTTTCGGAATGTGTATCCCTCATGCCATGATGCATGGTGCTCAAGGAGCCTTCTATTCAGAGCTTTTCAAAACACGAATTCGTTATAGTGGAACTGCAATCGCTTATCATTTATCTGCTGCATTCTCTGGTGGATTAGCCCCTTTAATTGCTACTGGTCTCGTAGAATGGGCTCATGGATATACTTGGCCTGTATCGATCTATCTGATTATTATGGCTGTGATTACTATAGTCAGTGTGTATTTATCTGTAGAAAGGGCACAAAAAGATATTTCCGCTTAA